The following coding sequences lie in one Anaerolineae bacterium genomic window:
- a CDS encoding N-acyl homoserine lactonase family protein: MREYTIHPLAVGINETDQGVMTYLRDYGKRILLPIYVFYIKGGSKNILVDTGLEQFVVPDGAGEKCGFEILEFEEALATVNLKPQEIDVIIHTHLHNDHCENDYKCTVADVYVQKAELEFFKKPHPIDHRYYSDVLDDVNVIEVDGDANIFDGIDVIFTPGHTVGGQSISINTSNGKAIITGFCCNEKNFPANGPAVASGVHINVMEAYDSAQKIKKMADILIPLHDLSTGRVRSIP, encoded by the coding sequence TTCGTGATTATGGGAAAAGGATTCTTCTTCCTATTTATGTTTTTTACATAAAAGGAGGCAGCAAAAACATTCTGGTTGATACAGGGCTTGAACAGTTTGTCGTGCCTGATGGAGCAGGGGAAAAGTGTGGATTTGAAATACTTGAATTTGAGGAGGCGCTTGCAACCGTGAATCTGAAGCCTCAAGAAATCGATGTGATCATTCATACCCATCTTCATAATGATCATTGTGAAAACGATTATAAATGTACGGTCGCAGATGTGTATGTTCAGAAGGCTGAGCTTGAATTTTTTAAAAAACCTCATCCGATCGACCACAGGTATTATTCGGATGTGCTTGATGATGTAAATGTGATCGAAGTGGATGGAGACGCAAATATATTTGACGGGATTGATGTGATTTTTACGCCCGGTCATACTGTCGGAGGTCAGTCTATTTCAATAAATACTTCAAACGGGAAGGCGATTATCACAGGTTTTTGTTGTAATGAAAAAAACTTTCCGGCAAACGGCCCTGCTGTTGCTTCTGGTGTGCATATAAATGTGATGGAGGCTTATGATTCCGCCCAGAAGATAAAGAAGATGGCGGATATTCTGATTCCTTTACACGATCTTTCCACAGGGAGGGTAAGGTCTATTCCATGA